The following proteins are co-located in the Flammeovirga kamogawensis genome:
- a CDS encoding helix-turn-helix domain-containing protein, translated as MSKHIKLNNNPVTNQLVKLQEALGGELITENHLVIDNDILVGDIHYYSNGYTDFTIVEVEVKEDLKIEFFHIDDFHYTAQFFGENLIYTNKKNEDIKVSIPNGFFILKDAESIYMHFKKGEKVKQVTIYFTKEILRDETNTFLEKLASFVFHEGDTNLRLWKRTAFNSKPLDEDLREEWYLLKMMELNLIFQNVIRTLGTKGEKRIYSDYEIDIAFLIKKVIIEDVKNKPVVSELALEYGINLNKLEKIFRHVFNETIYQFYKTVRINKVKEEIYTTDKAFTEIAYDYGYTDVNHMSKNFKANFGVTPTQFKESK; from the coding sequence ATGAGTAAGCATATCAAGTTAAATAATAACCCAGTTACTAATCAGTTGGTTAAGCTCCAAGAAGCCTTAGGTGGAGAATTGATAACTGAAAACCATTTAGTTATTGATAATGATATTCTTGTAGGAGATATACATTATTATAGTAATGGTTATACTGATTTTACTATTGTAGAAGTGGAGGTAAAAGAAGACCTAAAGATTGAGTTTTTTCATATAGACGATTTTCATTATACCGCACAGTTTTTTGGTGAAAATCTAATTTATACAAACAAAAAAAATGAAGACATTAAGGTGTCAATTCCTAATGGCTTTTTTATTTTAAAAGATGCAGAATCTATTTATATGCATTTTAAGAAAGGAGAAAAAGTTAAACAGGTAACAATATATTTTACAAAGGAAATTTTAAGAGACGAAACGAATACTTTTTTGGAGAAGTTAGCCAGTTTTGTTTTTCATGAAGGTGATACCAACTTAAGGCTATGGAAAAGAACTGCTTTTAATTCTAAACCCCTTGATGAAGATTTAAGGGAAGAATGGTACCTATTAAAAATGATGGAGTTGAATTTAATTTTTCAAAACGTTATTAGAACATTAGGTACTAAAGGTGAGAAAAGAATCTATTCTGATTATGAAATTGATATAGCTTTCTTGATAAAAAAAGTAATTATTGAAGATGTTAAGAATAAACCTGTTGTGTCTGAACTTGCGTTAGAATATGGAATTAATTTAAATAAATTAGAAAAAATATTTAGGCATGTATTTAATGAAACCATTTATCAATTCTACAAAACGGTTAGAATTAATAAAGTAAAAGAAGAAATTTACACAACAGACAAAGCATTTACAGAGATAGCATATGATTATGGATATACAGATGTAAACCATATGTCTAAGAATTTTAAGGCTAATTTTGGAGTTACACCTACACAGTTTAAAGAAAGTAAATAG
- a CDS encoding FMN-binding protein, translating into MRKGLKIDYRKSVLTGIVLSVFAFFAYNGPLERKGLHPNISTIENEFFAPKLVTAFKQKHTKEAGLISEGKSYILGEYGLIRPQKQKRTKEAGLLSFESGMGESLHNKEWAEAIAKRLQKKYDDDAEVVVKMKGDLCYAEIYEGNKLRYLYFENLLHNTVQGFSGPIYMGVETTLSGRIEEVSYITSKETESYLRKVLRSGYLEQYQNLNMNSTDHVIDAVSGATITTRAMAEGVTEAFTATAPQVLSTYYTFDVDVFHVDAELTYWWILHAIVIAGIFLYAVLPQVKKTKKNRLFVSLFTMAYIGFGMNSSFTYITFLMPFMGTEVSLFLSIYALFTLLAAIWGKNAYCSYVCPFGAAQMITLRYSPFKSKKLFITNKQAEYIRYVLTIVLVGGFVYGYKELGNYELFPDLFSTEISSYWLYVAIAFIVISAKYPMLWCRVACPTGCVLDGLKDLSTVKKAKGKKIVIPRKKIHKVAI; encoded by the coding sequence ATGCGTAAAGGTCTAAAAATAGATTATAGAAAATCTGTGCTCACAGGGATTGTTCTAAGCGTATTTGCTTTCTTTGCATACAACGGACCGTTGGAGAGAAAGGGATTACATCCGAATATTTCTACTATCGAGAATGAGTTTTTTGCTCCTAAGTTGGTAACTGCTTTTAAACAAAAGCATACTAAAGAAGCAGGCTTAATTTCTGAAGGTAAAAGTTATATTCTAGGCGAATACGGATTAATTCGACCTCAAAAACAAAAGAGAACCAAAGAAGCTGGTTTACTTTCTTTTGAGTCGGGAATGGGAGAATCGCTACATAATAAAGAGTGGGCAGAGGCCATAGCAAAACGACTTCAGAAAAAATATGACGACGATGCTGAAGTTGTTGTTAAAATGAAAGGAGATCTTTGCTATGCTGAAATCTATGAGGGCAATAAACTTCGTTATCTGTATTTCGAAAATTTGCTTCATAATACAGTTCAAGGTTTTTCTGGACCAATTTACATGGGTGTAGAAACTACTTTAAGCGGACGCATTGAAGAAGTATCTTATATTACTTCTAAAGAAACAGAAAGTTACCTGAGAAAGGTATTAAGAAGTGGTTATCTGGAGCAGTATCAAAATTTAAACATGAATTCCACAGATCATGTTATTGATGCTGTTTCTGGAGCAACTATTACTACAAGAGCAATGGCAGAAGGCGTGACAGAAGCATTTACAGCCACTGCTCCTCAGGTACTTTCAACATATTATACTTTTGATGTGGATGTATTCCATGTTGATGCAGAATTAACGTATTGGTGGATTTTACATGCAATTGTTATAGCAGGGATATTCCTCTATGCGGTGCTTCCACAGGTAAAAAAGACAAAGAAGAATAGACTTTTTGTATCCCTTTTTACAATGGCGTATATAGGGTTTGGCATGAATAGCTCGTTTACGTATATCACTTTCTTAATGCCATTTATGGGTACAGAAGTCTCTCTTTTTCTCTCAATTTATGCCTTATTTACTTTACTAGCAGCTATTTGGGGAAAGAATGCATATTGTTCTTATGTCTGTCCGTTTGGGGCCGCACAAATGATAACACTTAGATACTCTCCTTTCAAATCTAAGAAATTATTTATCACTAATAAACAGGCAGAATACATACGCTATGTACTTACAATTGTACTTGTAGGAGGCTTTGTTTATGGGTACAAAGAACTAGGTAACTATGAGTTATTTCCAGATCTTTTCAGTACAGAAATCTCGTCTTATTGGCTTTATGTAGCTATTGCTTTTATAGTGATATCAGCAAAATATCCAATGCTTTGGTGTAGAGTGGCCTGTCCTACAGGTTGTGTATTAGATGGTTTAAAAGACCTTTCTACAGTAAAAAAAGCAAAGGGAAAAAAGATTGTTATACCAAGAAAAAAAATCCATAAAGTGGCTATTTAG
- a CDS encoding helix-turn-helix domain-containing protein has translation MKVASFSRTSLPEFISKYLNCTDTTEEFGLTTSAYDWQSRCACGGIRSIEFKGCSIYKVKVKCFTIAPQIISFDQSKKYFVFNVDENETANFSILGIEKVLEKQHFVIYHQIDLKIEINQSTNGELIILELSDAYFNQSVFTSSLEEMMKPIFNQKSLPVAKYNIKVQQLLHEITETPKRGLCQLMFLNAKIIEVLSEITELFSKKETEITHQYSEQVLSVKQAIDNNLHVQYSIPDLAKSVGLNTSYLKKYFKDAYKETIFEYATRTRIEHAKQLLTTTKLPISTVAEKVGYQQSAHFTYAFKKNTGFTPGKFRQQQID, from the coding sequence ATGAAAGTAGCATCCTTTTCGCGTACATCTCTTCCTGAATTTATTAGTAAGTATCTTAATTGTACAGATACAACTGAGGAATTTGGCTTAACTACATCTGCCTACGATTGGCAATCAAGATGTGCGTGCGGAGGCATACGTTCTATAGAATTTAAAGGTTGTAGTATTTATAAAGTAAAAGTGAAGTGCTTTACTATTGCTCCTCAAATTATTTCATTCGACCAAAGTAAAAAGTATTTTGTTTTTAATGTTGATGAAAATGAAACTGCCAATTTTTCAATTTTAGGTATAGAGAAAGTACTAGAGAAACAACATTTTGTTATTTACCATCAAATTGATTTAAAGATCGAAATCAATCAAAGTACCAACGGAGAACTTATTATTTTAGAACTTTCTGATGCGTATTTTAATCAAAGTGTTTTTACTTCTTCATTAGAAGAGATGATGAAACCTATTTTTAATCAAAAATCACTTCCGGTAGCAAAATACAATATTAAAGTACAACAGCTTTTGCATGAAATTACAGAAACTCCTAAAAGAGGGCTCTGCCAATTGATGTTCTTAAATGCAAAAATTATTGAAGTACTATCTGAAATAACAGAACTGTTTTCAAAAAAAGAAACTGAAATAACGCATCAATATTCTGAACAAGTTCTTAGTGTGAAACAAGCAATAGATAATAACTTACATGTTCAATATTCTATTCCAGATTTAGCCAAATCTGTGGGTTTAAATACGTCTTATTTAAAAAAATATTTTAAAGATGCCTACAAGGAGACAATTTTTGAATATGCTACAAGAACTAGAATTGAACATGCCAAACAATTACTCACCACTACAAAATTACCTATAAGTACTGTTGCCGAAAAGGTTGGTTACCAACAGAGTGCACATTTTACGTATGCATTTAAAAAAAATACAGGTTTTACTCCCGGAAAGTTCAGACAGCAACAAATAGATTAA
- a CDS encoding glycoside hydrolase family 2 TIM barrel-domain containing protein yields the protein MNNKLILLLLLISNITYGQRTETLLKNNWKFSKGDFEEAIEVDFDDSAWESISIPHDWAIKGPFNKENDIQRVKILQDGEKKATEKSGRTGALPYMGTAWYRLKFNVSNQSLDKKVILHFDGAMSEAKVYINGKFVGEHPYGYAYFYFDIGEFITEGENTLSVRLHNEPKSSRWYPGAGIYRNVKLIVKNKDAVERWGTTISTPFADQENAKVIVSTKTIGAVDKVVNEIVTLEGKSVSKTESSDKFGSTFETILAVPQPKLWSPETPNLYRLITTTYKDGVATDQIKKTFGIRTISYTSEKGFELNGKQRKFKGVCLHHDLGPIGIAINRSALKRQLVLMKEMGADAIRTAHNMPSIEQLELCDELGLMVIAESFDEWKKPKVKNGYNRFFDDWAKIDVENLVRATKNHPSIIMWSAGNEVPDQWGTAGVKRAKWLQDIFHKEDPTRPVTVGMDQVKAVMENGFGAILDIPGLNYRTHLYEEAFEVFPQGFVLGSETASTVSSRGVYKFPVEEFKKKKYPDFQSSSYDLEACPWSNIPEDDFILQDDKPWVLGEFVWTGFDYLGEPSPYNEEWPSRSSYFGICDLAGIPKDRFYLYKSRWNTNEETLHILPHWNWEGREGEITPVFVYTNYDKAELFINGKSQGIRIKDKTTRLDRYRLRWMDVKYEPGTVKVVAYDKNDKIVAEQEIRTAGKPHHLKLEADRSEITANGEDISFVTVSVVDKNGIECPTANIPLIFSVKGAADFRAVCNGDATSLEMFHLPKMKTFNGKLVVLVEAKNTKGSATLTVKGKGLKSNQINLKVQ from the coding sequence ATGAATAACAAGTTAATCCTATTATTACTGCTTATAAGTAATATCACTTATGGGCAAAGAACAGAAACACTCTTAAAAAACAATTGGAAATTTAGTAAAGGTGATTTTGAAGAAGCAATAGAAGTTGATTTTGATGATTCCGCTTGGGAGTCAATTAGTATACCTCATGATTGGGCAATTAAAGGTCCTTTTAATAAGGAAAATGATATTCAGCGAGTTAAAATTCTTCAAGATGGTGAAAAGAAAGCTACTGAAAAATCTGGAAGAACTGGTGCTTTACCTTATATGGGAACTGCTTGGTATAGGTTAAAATTTAATGTTTCAAACCAATCACTTGATAAGAAAGTCATTCTTCATTTTGATGGAGCAATGAGTGAAGCTAAAGTATATATTAATGGTAAATTTGTAGGGGAACATCCTTATGGCTATGCTTACTTTTACTTTGATATAGGTGAGTTTATTACTGAAGGAGAAAATACATTATCCGTTCGTTTACATAATGAACCAAAATCTTCTAGATGGTATCCTGGAGCTGGAATTTATAGAAACGTAAAGCTAATAGTAAAGAATAAAGATGCTGTTGAACGTTGGGGAACAACTATTTCAACACCTTTTGCAGATCAAGAGAATGCGAAAGTTATTGTATCAACAAAAACAATTGGAGCTGTAGATAAAGTAGTGAATGAGATCGTTACTTTAGAAGGTAAATCAGTTTCTAAAACAGAGAGTAGTGATAAATTTGGTTCAACTTTCGAAACTATTTTGGCTGTTCCTCAACCTAAATTATGGTCGCCTGAAACACCAAATTTATACAGATTAATTACTACCACTTATAAAGATGGAGTAGCAACGGATCAGATAAAGAAAACATTTGGTATTCGTACAATCTCTTATACTTCTGAAAAAGGTTTTGAGTTAAATGGTAAGCAAAGGAAATTTAAAGGAGTTTGTTTACACCATGATCTTGGACCTATCGGAATTGCTATAAATAGATCGGCTTTAAAAAGACAATTGGTATTGATGAAAGAAATGGGAGCAGATGCCATCCGTACTGCTCATAACATGCCATCAATAGAACAATTAGAACTTTGTGATGAGTTGGGATTAATGGTAATTGCTGAAAGTTTTGATGAGTGGAAAAAGCCAAAGGTAAAAAATGGTTACAATAGATTTTTTGATGATTGGGCCAAAATTGATGTTGAGAATTTAGTTAGAGCAACAAAGAACCACCCCTCAATTATTATGTGGAGTGCAGGAAACGAAGTACCTGACCAATGGGGAACTGCCGGTGTAAAAAGAGCAAAATGGTTACAAGATATTTTTCATAAAGAAGATCCAACACGTCCAGTTACTGTTGGAATGGATCAGGTAAAAGCAGTTATGGAAAATGGTTTTGGGGCTATTCTTGATATTCCAGGACTTAATTATAGAACGCATTTATACGAAGAAGCTTTCGAAGTTTTTCCTCAAGGATTTGTTTTAGGATCTGAAACAGCGTCTACGGTAAGTTCTAGAGGGGTTTATAAATTTCCAGTAGAGGAATTTAAAAAGAAGAAATATCCTGATTTTCAAAGCTCATCTTATGATTTAGAAGCTTGCCCTTGGTCCAATATTCCAGAAGATGATTTTATTTTGCAGGATGACAAACCTTGGGTTTTAGGTGAGTTTGTTTGGACAGGTTTTGATTACCTTGGCGAGCCGTCACCTTATAATGAAGAGTGGCCTTCTAGGAGTTCTTATTTTGGGATTTGTGATTTAGCAGGTATCCCGAAAGACCGTTTTTACTTGTACAAAAGTAGATGGAATACTAATGAAGAGACATTACATATTTTGCCACATTGGAATTGGGAAGGAAGAGAAGGAGAAATAACACCTGTTTTTGTATATACAAACTATGATAAAGCAGAGTTATTCATCAACGGTAAAAGTCAAGGAATTAGAATAAAAGATAAGACTACACGACTTGATCGTTATAGGTTACGTTGGATGGATGTAAAATACGAGCCAGGAACTGTAAAAGTGGTTGCTTATGATAAAAATGATAAGATAGTTGCTGAACAAGAAATTCGTACTGCAGGAAAACCTCATCATTTAAAATTAGAAGCAGACAGATCTGAAATAACGGCTAATGGAGAAGATATTAGTTTTGTTACTGTTTCTGTAGTAGATAAAAATGGAATAGAATGCCCAACAGCAAATATCCCACTTATTTTTTCTGTAAAAGGAGCAGCCGATTTTAGAGCTGTTTGTAATGGAGATGCAACATCATTAGAGATGTTCCATTTACCAAAAATGAAGACTTTTAATGGAAAACTTGTAGTGCTTGTAGAAGCAAAAAATACAAAAGGTTCGGCTACTTTAACGGTAAAAGGGAAAGGTTTAAAGTCTAATCAGATAAATTTGAAAGTGCAATAA
- a CDS encoding peroxiredoxin codes for MSTIRLGDVAPNFTAQTSEGEIDFHNWLGDSWGILFSHPADYTPVCTTELGTVAKYKDEFASRNVKVAALSVDGLASHKGWIKDINETQNTTVDFPIIADEDRKVSELYDMIHPNADSKLTVRSVFVIDPDKKVKLIITYPASTGRNFNELLRVIDSLQLTAYHKVATPANWENGDDCVVVPAVKTEDIPGIFPKGYTEVKPYLRMTPQPNLN; via the coding sequence ATGTCAACTATTCGCTTGGGCGATGTAGCCCCTAATTTCACTGCACAAACTTCTGAAGGAGAAATTGATTTTCATAACTGGCTAGGAGATAGCTGGGGAATCCTATTCTCTCACCCTGCAGATTATACTCCTGTTTGTACTACAGAACTTGGTACTGTAGCAAAGTATAAAGATGAGTTTGCTAGCAGAAATGTAAAAGTAGCTGCACTTAGTGTAGATGGTTTAGCATCTCATAAAGGATGGATTAAAGACATCAATGAGACGCAAAACACTACTGTTGATTTCCCTATCATAGCAGACGAAGACAGAAAAGTATCAGAATTATATGATATGATTCACCCTAATGCTGATAGCAAACTGACAGTAAGGTCTGTTTTTGTTATTGATCCAGACAAAAAAGTAAAATTAATTATTACTTACCCTGCATCTACAGGTAGAAACTTTAACGAGTTACTAAGAGTAATTGATTCTTTACAGTTAACGGCTTATCATAAAGTTGCCACTCCTGCAAACTGGGAAAATGGTGATGATTGTGTAGTTGTTCCTGCTGTGAAAACTGAAGATATTCCAGGTATTTTCCCTAAAGGATATACAGAAGTAAAGCCTTATTTAAGAATGACGCCTCAGCCGAATCTTAACTAG
- a CDS encoding lipid A-modifier LpxR family protein, whose product MKFHYYFFLLFTLIFNTTVLAQENDKDKEPFYIRLTVDEDLFLVQSTDQFYSFGAEIKVGFKGLDNKFTRSFLFAQKEGHSLFDFGIVHKMYTPRNSQLTEVDSSDIPYCGVTYLSLTRQAFNPSNGIVIKTRLDVGFVGELSGAKTFQNGFHNLIGNGSIDGWDNQIANGLYLNYTAEVMHNFISSFKYSDVFLVGRGTVGTMDMSFEGSLFLRLGIFNDYFIQAERPYSKKTNLDNFYSIRKTRYSKAKYAESFWIGDEEVRRSAISNWVHHHFKPNQFYVKFITGAELNLYDGEMSGSLISFESSPYVIPYNMTPKLLYKVSIGFVLSYHFGSLEYNWDRITYDPESNFPPYYPKWGRFNINLNL is encoded by the coding sequence ATGAAGTTTCACTATTATTTCTTTTTACTCTTTACTCTAATTTTTAATACAACGGTTCTTGCTCAAGAAAATGATAAGGATAAAGAACCCTTCTATATACGCTTAACGGTTGACGAAGATTTATTTCTAGTACAATCTACAGATCAGTTTTATAGTTTTGGAGCAGAAATAAAAGTAGGGTTTAAAGGGCTTGATAATAAGTTTACGCGTTCTTTTTTATTCGCTCAGAAAGAAGGACATAGTTTATTTGATTTTGGTATTGTACATAAAATGTATACTCCAAGAAACTCTCAACTTACGGAAGTAGACTCTTCTGACATTCCATATTGTGGCGTAACCTACCTTTCTTTAACAAGGCAAGCTTTTAACCCATCTAATGGAATAGTTATTAAAACACGTTTAGATGTTGGGTTTGTAGGTGAACTTTCGGGTGCAAAAACTTTCCAAAATGGTTTTCATAATTTAATTGGAAACGGTAGTATTGATGGTTGGGACAATCAAATTGCCAATGGTTTATACCTTAATTATACAGCCGAGGTAATGCATAACTTTATTTCTTCTTTTAAATATTCTGATGTATTTCTTGTAGGAAGAGGTACTGTAGGTACAATGGATATGTCTTTTGAAGGTTCTCTATTTTTACGTTTAGGCATCTTTAATGATTATTTTATTCAAGCCGAACGACCTTACTCTAAGAAAACGAACCTTGATAACTTCTATTCTATTAGAAAAACACGTTACTCAAAAGCAAAGTATGCAGAATCTTTTTGGATCGGTGATGAAGAAGTGAGAAGGTCTGCTATATCTAATTGGGTACATCATCACTTTAAGCCAAACCAGTTCTATGTAAAATTTATTACTGGTGCAGAACTAAATTTATATGATGGAGAGATGTCTGGTAGTCTTATATCTTTTGAATCCTCTCCATATGTAATTCCATATAACATGACTCCAAAATTACTTTACAAGGTATCTATTGGGTTTGTTTTGTCTTATCACTTTGGTTCTTTAGAATACAATTGGGATAGAATTACCTACGATCCTGAAAGTAATTTCCCTCCTTATTATCCTAAATGGGGTAGATTTAATATTAACCTTAACCTTTAG
- a CDS encoding NHL repeat-containing protein, whose product MKRNLITLFSALIVIVSGIFFLSNCQNNTNLTYTIKGNVQKFSKGNFTIEAYKYGKDTTLSIGEVLTDSSGNFTITLEDSLKNNDVILLEAASKNNPFVTYSTVINKKDAKKAITVNALTTVTTSAVFAQFIENGKLAGKHKLLVLASDNMENFVNKNTGSWGKIILNGDNLTESTTMGRINTLANILVAVDNGKISSTTIKNTFLTKNENATNTVDALAKMFKHSWFQKEQIFKLFTSVYPRINDDLREVAFVPYLEQTPNDFALMLEFNGGGVYAPGKLVVDKDNNIWSGQNWMPGSQSNTLRGIGGGLVKLASNGKALSPAVTGFVGPNINGVGWGTYADSSKVWLSSFTGGVSAFDFNGKPIKTEIHGKVGNLHGIYSSPVTHDVWICDATMNQMIVFRGGNPLKGEVVKVPGLMSPFSVVVDSKNNVWVGNSAGYYVTMFNGNTPSKTTTYSTEGISVRGLVIDNNDQVWANNTFNLDTKVPQVDPTMTIMEQFTFLGRFSSEKWPYATKKTVGSVVLLNKNNPTKPALVIPSKGNQICGPWGVSVDGANTLWDANFLSGSVLSIATKDNVMLGIKKGELIHNFKSGIIQCVTDVVVDHVGNVWVANNWDNEPSVVGLNNGERNSTKGGGKGITVIYGVAKPLK is encoded by the coding sequence ATGAAACGCAATCTAATTACACTTTTTTCTGCTTTAATAGTTATCGTATCAGGAATTTTCTTTCTTTCTAATTGTCAAAATAATACAAACTTAACCTATACAATTAAAGGTAACGTTCAGAAATTCTCTAAAGGTAACTTTACTATAGAAGCTTACAAATATGGTAAAGATACTACCTTATCAATTGGAGAAGTACTTACCGATAGCAGCGGAAACTTTACAATTACTCTAGAAGATAGCTTAAAAAACAACGATGTAATTCTTTTAGAAGCTGCATCAAAAAATAATCCTTTTGTTACGTACTCTACAGTAATTAATAAAAAAGATGCAAAGAAAGCTATTACAGTAAATGCGTTAACTACTGTAACTACATCTGCAGTGTTTGCTCAATTTATAGAAAATGGAAAACTTGCTGGGAAACATAAATTATTGGTCCTTGCATCTGATAATATGGAGAACTTTGTGAATAAAAACACAGGTTCTTGGGGTAAAATTATTCTTAATGGAGACAACTTGACCGAATCTACTACAATGGGTAGAATAAATACCCTTGCAAATATTTTAGTAGCTGTAGATAACGGGAAAATATCTTCAACAACAATAAAAAATACTTTTCTAACTAAAAATGAAAACGCTACAAATACAGTAGATGCTCTTGCTAAGATGTTTAAACACTCTTGGTTTCAAAAAGAACAAATTTTTAAATTATTTACCTCTGTTTATCCAAGAATTAATGATGATTTAAGAGAAGTAGCATTTGTTCCTTATCTAGAACAAACTCCTAATGATTTTGCTTTAATGTTAGAATTTAATGGCGGAGGGGTTTATGCTCCTGGAAAGTTAGTTGTAGATAAAGATAATAATATTTGGAGTGGTCAAAACTGGATGCCGGGTTCTCAATCAAATACTTTGAGAGGTATTGGTGGTGGCTTAGTTAAGCTAGCATCTAACGGAAAAGCACTATCGCCTGCAGTTACAGGTTTTGTTGGTCCTAATATTAACGGTGTAGGTTGGGGTACATATGCTGATAGTTCTAAAGTTTGGTTAAGTAGTTTTACAGGTGGTGTATCTGCTTTTGATTTCAATGGAAAACCAATCAAAACAGAAATTCACGGAAAAGTAGGTAACCTTCATGGTATTTATTCTTCTCCAGTTACACACGATGTTTGGATTTGTGATGCAACTATGAACCAAATGATTGTTTTTAGAGGTGGTAATCCTTTAAAAGGTGAAGTTGTAAAAGTACCTGGTTTAATGTCGCCTTTTAGTGTAGTTGTAGATAGTAAAAACAATGTATGGGTTGGTAACAGCGCCGGTTATTATGTGACAATGTTTAATGGTAATACTCCCTCTAAAACAACTACTTATAGTACAGAAGGAATTTCGGTTAGAGGTTTAGTAATAGACAATAACGATCAAGTTTGGGCAAATAACACTTTTAATTTAGACACTAAAGTACCTCAAGTTGACCCTACAATGACAATAATGGAACAATTCACTTTCTTAGGTAGATTTTCTTCTGAAAAATGGCCTTATGCCACTAAAAAAACTGTTGGATCTGTAGTTCTTTTAAATAAAAACAATCCTACTAAACCCGCTTTAGTAATTCCTAGTAAAGGAAACCAAATCTGTGGTCCTTGGGGAGTATCAGTAGATGGAGCAAATACACTTTGGGATGCTAACTTTTTATCAGGTAGTGTTTTAAGTATTGCTACTAAAGATAATGTAATGCTTGGAATCAAAAAAGGTGAACTTATTCACAACTTTAAAAGTGGAATTATTCAATGTGTAACAGACGTTGTTGTAGACCATGTTGGGAATGTGTGGGTTGCTAACAACTGGGATAACGAACCAAGTGTTGTTGGTTTAAATAACGGCGAAAGAAATTCTACTAAAGGTGGCGGAAAAGGTATAACAGTAATCTATGGTGTTGCTAAACCTCTAAAATAA
- a CDS encoding sirohydrochlorin chelatase: MKNGLNIFLTILLFGMFSCTTKQETKETSAATSQEKIAVLLVNHGSHSKGWRKMLTDIEDDVKGDIMKSGEIAEVRTAFMEYTEPSIATQMKKFDAEGYDRVIVVPIFLTISSHTSNDIPNIVGLANDPKVKASLKEEGIETYTSKARVIVTPLLDFPTVLKKNITRRAKALSNGSGDEGVALIAYGDEEFNQQWEEMVEDIGRYLKAQTGIGSISYGWCGHLVRYSSEPTKKAIDQILDLEERAIVIPVLVANDEHFQGEIIQNGVDMVEDQKRVVYKQDAILPDANINKWVVKIVAETVAEVTGKTVAKN; this comes from the coding sequence ATGAAAAACGGACTTAATATATTTTTGACTATTCTACTTTTTGGAATGTTTTCTTGTACTACTAAGCAAGAAACAAAAGAAACATCGGCAGCGACTTCTCAAGAAAAAATTGCAGTATTATTGGTAAATCATGGTTCACATTCTAAAGGATGGAGAAAAATGTTGACTGATATTGAAGATGACGTGAAAGGAGATATCATGAAAAGTGGTGAAATTGCTGAAGTACGTACGGCATTTATGGAATACACAGAGCCTTCTATTGCTACTCAGATGAAAAAATTTGATGCAGAAGGATATGATAGAGTAATTGTTGTTCCTATCTTTTTAACAATCTCATCGCATACTAGCAACGACATTCCTAATATTGTAGGATTAGCAAACGACCCTAAAGTTAAGGCAAGCTTAAAAGAAGAGGGAATAGAAACATACACATCTAAAGCGAGAGTAATTGTTACGCCATTATTAGATTTCCCAACTGTATTAAAGAAAAACATTACACGTAGAGCAAAAGCATTATCGAATGGTTCTGGTGATGAAGGTGTTGCTTTAATTGCTTATGGTGATGAGGAATTTAACCAGCAATGGGAAGAAATGGTAGAAGATATTGGTCGTTATTTAAAAGCACAAACAGGTATTGGTTCTATCTCTTACGGGTGGTGTGGTCACTTGGTAAGGTATTCTTCTGAGCCAACAAAAAAGGCCATTGATCAAATTCTTGATTTAGAAGAAAGAGCAATTGTAATACCTGTGCTTGTGGCTAATGACGAACATTTCCAAGGAGAAATTATTCAGAATGGTGTAGATATGGTAGAAGATCAGAAACGTGTTGTTTACAAGCAAGATGCAATTCTTCCTGATGCTAACATCAACAAGTGGGTAGTGAAAATTGTTGCAGAAACAGTGGCAGAAGTGACTGGTAAAACGGTAGCTAAAAACTAG